The nucleotide window TTATAATCAATACTTTCAGTAATTTGGAACTGGAAGCCGTAAGGGTACTTCAAGACAGAGAGAAACCTAGTGTTTTTCCGGTTGGACCTATCATTAGAAATGAGTCAAATAATGAAGCAAACATGTCAGTGTGTTTAAGGTGGTTGGAAAATCAGCCACCAAGTTCTGTTATTTTTGTCTCCTTTGGAAGTGGTGGAACACTCTCTCAAGATCAACTCAATGAGTTAGCTTTTGGTCTAGAATTGAGTGGTCACAAGTTCTTGTGGGTTGTGAGAGCTCCAAGTAAACATTCTAGTTCTGCTTATTTTAATGGACAAAACAATGAACCATTAGAGTATTTACCAAACGGTTTTGTCGAAAGAACAAAAGAGAAGGGATTAGTTGTTACATCATGGGCACCACAAGTTGAGATTCTTGGTCATGGATCAATTGGTGGTTTTTTAAGTCATTGTGGTTGGAGTTCAACTTTGGAGAGTGTGGTTAACGGCGTACCGTTGATTGCATGGCCATTGTTTGCAGAGCAAAGAATGAATGCAAAATTACTCACTGATGTGCTAAAAGTGGCAGTAAGGCCAAAGGTTGATGGTGAAACTGGGATAATAAAACGAGAGGAAGTCTCCAAAGCTTTAAAGAGAATCATGGAAGGAGATGAAAGCTTTGAAATTcgaaagaaaatcaaagaattgaGTGTTAGTGCTGCTACAGTACTAAGTGAGCATGGTTCTTCTAGGAAAGCACTCTCTACTCTAGCATTGAAGTGGCAATGATATACATGTTGAGTGGtttcaataaattattaatattgtaCTCATCTTacatttttcttattgtttcttttatcttttaaatatattatttctgGTGTTAAAGCTATGTAATAACTTCTTATTTATAATGAATTTGATGTCAaacattttcaatatttttgactatttatatttttgcttGCACTAAGTATTAAGCAAATGAGAGATTTGGTGTCTAACCATAGTGAGGCAGCTATACTTTGCCTCACCAGGTCTTTCACTGAGCAAGCTCTCCTAACCTTCACTCTCCGATAGAGGATTTTTGCACTCCATCATTCCAGCTCCTGTTTCGTCGCGAAGTTGCCTTACAAATGCTGGTAATATAGTTGCTGCAATCcaaaggggggggggggggcagaACAGACATTCAACAATTAGAAATATTTTGTAAGAATTCTGAGATAGGTCGATGGTCTGGAAAACGCCACACTTTAATGGTCTCGCAAATGCCAGCTATACTTCGCCTCACCAAGTTTTTCACTGAAACACTGTCATCCTTAATGAAAGGCTTCTCTAGAAGAGAAAGATTTCCTTCGTAACAAACTGAACCTGTGGACCAAAAAGCTACTTGCATTGCAAGATCGTCAACCAACTCCTTAAATTTCTCACTTCTGCCAACAAAGTCGGTTTCACCGTTCACTTCAATTAGAACACCAATGTGTGAATCGCGAGTGATATGTACCGATTCTTCCTTCTTCTGCTAGTCTCCCGGATTTCTTATCAGCGGATGAGAGACCCTTTTTGATGAGATATGCTTGCGGCTTTTCAAGATCACCTTCTGTTTCGGCACGAGCTTTCTTACAGTCCATCATCCCTGCACCGGTTTCTTCTCGCAGTTGCTTAACCAAAAAGGCTGAGACCAGTACCGTTGATTTCCTGCAACCCAACATTGAACAATTTAATATTTGCATCAAAGACGTCCATTTTATTCTCAATTTTGCTTGGGTACAACTAACATCTGcacatgtggttacattcaGTTGAtgcattttctaaaattattaccaATGCCGACATGTCAGTGTCGTGGaaaatgtttgtgtttgtgtcgGTACTTTGACAGACTAATGCTCACATGTCATACACATTCACAATTTAATAATTCAGATAAtgtttatcatatatataagtatGGAGGGAAGGTTCGGGTGAAAATATTCAAGAAAACTTAGCACCCTGATAAAGCTTGAAGTTCTGGTGCCTTTAATAAATTTGAAGTGAATGAAAAAGAATAGGAAAATGAGAAATGCAACACATTGCTCAAACATTTTAGCACACCGCTGAGACAAATTTAATGCAACCGCATAATTATGAAAATGTTATAATGAGCAAAACTACAACAGCGGTCTTTTacttaatttaaatttgaaacatatccTGTTATGTTTTCTTGGTGTCAGATTAgtcttttatctttaaaaatatttacaacaCTGAACCAACTTTCATTCCTAGCCGACTTCTGTTACAGTTTTTAGTACATAATCAAGCAATATACTATAAGGTGTGTTTCACATATCAATATGACAGTTGGAATTTCGTTTACAACAAGGTTATAGTTTTAGATAGAAACACAAAACTATCGTGTTAATTTTGATGGATTAGATATTGTAACAGTTGCTATGATATAGCTTAGATGTAACCTTGATGAATTGAAGATGAAATGTACCTTTTAAAATGGTCGGCTAGACTTTTGGGAACATACATTAAAAATGAAGTATGATCCTACATTGGTGACGTTTTAAACAAAAGAACCAACAAGATCAAGAACGATCCTTCCTTCGGCAGTTGCTCTGGATGCTTTCTTGTCTGCACTCGCTAAGCCTATTTTCCTAAGGAGTTCCTGTGATTTGATAATGTCACCTTCACTCTCTGATAGAGCATTTTTGCAGTCCAAATCATTCCAGCTCCTGTTTCGTCCCGAAGTTGCTTCACAAGTGCTGGTGATATAGTTGCTGCAATCCAAAGGGCGGCGGAACAGACATTTAACAACTATAAATCTTATGTAAGAATTCAAAGATATGTAAGAAGGCTAATTCAAGCTTATAAGATAAGCGCTTtacatataagtgcttatgtgtaagctatttttataacaaaagataaactgAAGTCATACTGTTTTCCTATatgctataagctattttcataagcttttctAGACAGTATATGTAAAATGGCTGAAAACAGCTTTTATGGACATGTCATGAGCCGTTTCCATAAACtcttccaaacagtctcacaagtgcttatatcaatatataagttCAAATACATCCTTGTTTATATATCTTTGAGAATTGAAATACGAAGAAAATAAGATGAAATTGTAACCTTTGCTCAGGCCTTCATCTAAAGTTGTAATGCCAGTTTGTCTATTAGAGTTAGAtacacttctttttttttaatgcaattgCAACTTCTTCAACTTGTGATGCTACTGGTGTTTGTTCTGGCACTTCTTCAGGTGCAGGACTTTCAGGAGTGGGAACTTGATCGTTTTCTTCTGTTACATCTGTCAATAGAGGATTCAAGGTTAAATGAAACTCCCTtcataacaaaaagaaaaaaaatcctccATCTCcatataggaaaaaaaaatcctctaTCCGTTATGTGTAATAAGCTAAATAAGCTAGCTATTATGTGTAATATCAGTCAAGTGGAATATTGCTACAGCGAGTGGAATATGAACAAATTGCTATTGCTCAGAATTACGATAGTTAGTGCAAAATGTTGTGAAATAGCATCTATAGTGGTGCTATAAAACTATTGTGTAGCGGTAAGAAATTGTTACTTTCGGCGATACACGATTGACAACACTGATTCAATCAAGCAAGCAGGATTTGAAAATGCATTAAGCATAACCTATATTCAAGATTCTCTCAGAAGACAAATCACCACTTTGTCCTGTCAAACTAGCACCGATCTCATTGTTCTCTGGAACCCATCATTGTCACCTATTTGAAATGCAAAGGAAATATTATTCGGTAAGTTTTTCGGATAAACCATGTGCATATATGTTACtgcaaaaaaatatgattgatttttgttgtaatttcgaaagagaaaaaaaatacatacaatCAGTATTTCCATATGTAAAATACTAATGAGAtaaattattagaaaaagtgTGAGATAGAAAAGAAGAACCTTCTCCTTCTTGAGGAGCTGGTGCATTTGAGGTCTTCAATAATTGTTTACAGCATCCAAGTCTTCTTCAAAAACTAAACTTTCAGCATCTGAGTTTACAGTGTCTGTGTCGTATCTGatgtccgtgtccgtatccgtgctacCTTGTTGGCAACAGTTCTCGAGGAACCGACCAACTGGTAAGTCAGTTTCGACATTGCATGTTGCAATATCTGTCTGAATAGCTTCTTCAATAATTGAAATTACAGCATCTGAATCTTCCTGAGAAACCAAACTTTCAGCATCTGAATTTAcagtgtccgtgtccgtatctGTGCTACCTTGTTGGCA belongs to Medicago truncatula cultivar Jemalong A17 chromosome 6, MtrunA17r5.0-ANR, whole genome shotgun sequence and includes:
- the LOC25481056 gene encoding hydroquinone glucosyltransferase; the protein is MENKTCIAMVPSPGLSHLIPQVEFAKLLLQHHNEYHITFLIPTLGPLTPSMQSILNTLPPNMNFTVLPQVNIEDLPHNLEPSTQMKLIVKHSIPFLHEEVKSLLSKTNLVALVCSMFSTDAHDVAKHFNLLSYLFFSSGAVLFSFFLTLPNLDDAASTQFLGSSYEMVNVPGFSIPFHVKELPDPFNCERSSDTYKSILDVCQKSSLFDGVIINTFSNLELEAVRVLQDREKPSVFPVGPIIRNESNNEANMSVCLRWLENQPPSSVIFVSFGSGGTLSQDQLNELAFGLELSGHKFLWVVRAPSKHSSSAYFNGQNNEPLEYLPNGFVERTKEKGLVVTSWAPQVEILGHGSIGGFLSHCGWSSTLESVVNGVPLIAWPLFAEQRMNAKLLTDVLKVAVRPKVDGETGIIKREEVSKALKRIMEGDESFEIRKKIKELSVSAATVLSEHGSSRKALSTLALKWQ